In Thunnus thynnus chromosome 4, fThuThy2.1, whole genome shotgun sequence, a genomic segment contains:
- the yod1 gene encoding ubiquitin thioesterase OTU1 gives MLRLRCKTKNGSHIMQGLTHQSCVQELKRKVEELTGIPCDVQKIMVGYPPSSLDLRNGDAHLKDYPIKSGDTLIVEEEKNKPKPQDHSTVTKAPRLEASPILARRVVPADNSCLFTSVYYVVEGGVYDLACAPEMRGLIAQIVSSDPAAYSEAVLGKTNEEYCSWIRRDDTWGGAIEVSILSKFYQCEICVVDTQTVRVDRFGEDAGYHKRVLLIYDGIHYDPLQKETPGADAPPQTIFSTTDDVILAQALELADEARRKRQFTDVNRFALRCMVCQTGLVGQKEAREHAKETGHTNFGEV, from the exons ATGTTGCGGCTTCGCTGTAAGACCAAAAATGGGAGCCACATAATGCAAGGCTTGACTCATCAGTCCTGTGTGCAAGAGCTGAAGAGAAAGGTGGAGGAGCTGACTGGTATCCCCTGTGACGTGCAGAAAATTATGGTTGGTTACCCTCCCTCCAGTCTCGATCTTCGAAACGGAGATGCTCACCTCAAGGACTACCCCATCAAATCAG GTGACACACTCATTgttgaggaagaaaaaaacaagccaaaGCCTCAGGATCATTCCACTGTGACTAAAGCACCGCGCCTAGAAGCCTCACCCATTCTGGCACGTCGAGTGGTCCCAGCTGATAACTCCTGCCTATTCACCAGTGTGTATTATGTGGTGGAAGGCGGTGTATACGACCTTGCTTGTGCCCCTGAGATGCGCGGCCTCATCGCTCAGATAGTGTCGAGTGACCCGGCAGCATACTCTGAAGCAGTGCTGGGAAAGACCAACGAGGAGTACTGCTCTTGGATAAGACGTGATGACACCTGGGGCGGAGCCATCGAGGTGTCCATCCTGTCCAAGTTTTACCAGTGTGAGATCTGTGTGGTGGACACTCAGACAGTCCGAGTGGATCGATTCGGGGAGGATGCCGGCTACCACAAACGTGTGCTGCTCATCTACGACGGCATCCACTATGACCCGCTTCAGAAAGAGACCCCCGGCGCTGACGCCCCGCCCCAGACTATCTTCTCCACCACAGATGATGTAATCCTGGCTCAGGCCCTTGAGTTGGCAGACGAAGCTCGCCGCAAGCGGCAGTTCACGGACGTTAACCGCTTTGCATTGCGCTGTATGGTGTGCCAGACGGGCCTGGTGGGACAAAAGGAAGCCCGAGAGCATGCCAAGGAGACAGGCCACACCAATTTTGGCGAAGTGTGA